Proteins encoded together in one Diceros bicornis minor isolate mBicDic1 chromosome 18, mDicBic1.mat.cur, whole genome shotgun sequence window:
- the CBX2 gene encoding chromobox protein homolog 2 produces MEELSSVGEQVFAAECILSKRLRKGKLEYLVKWRGWSSKHNSWEPEENILDPRLLLAFQKKEHEKEVQNRKRGKRPRGRPRKHTVMSSCSRHSKLKESDAPSKSKSSSSSSSSTSSSSSSDEEDDSDLDAKRGPRGRETHPVPQKKAQILVAKPELKDPIRKKRGRKPLPPEQKAARRPVSLAKVLKTTRKDLGAPANKLPPPLSAPVAGLAALKAHAKEACGGSSTMATPENLASLMKGMAGSPSRGGISWQSSIVHYMNRMSQSQAQAASRLALKAQTAGKCSLGLDLKVRTQKGELGISPPGSKVPKAPGSGAMEQKGGSTGGSPHIHSSSKIPAGCLGPQPAPTQELSLQVLDLQSVKNGTPGVGVVARHATATKGILATNPATGKGAGGGSTMGSGAGMSTDTSKSEKLGSRAATLPSPAGKRDCVKGSAVLGGQEGHTASGEVRKAAALSEMSTGEENSSSDSDPDSASPPSAGQNLSVSVQTSQDWKPTRSLIEHVFVTDVTANLITVTVKESPTSVGFFNLRHY; encoded by the exons ATGGAGGAGCTGAGCAGCGTGGGCGAGCAGGTCTTCGCCGCCGAGTGCATCCTGAGCAAGCGGCTCCGCAAG GGCAAGCTGGAGTACCTGGTCAAGTGGCGCGGCTGGTCCTCCAA ACACAACAGCTGGGAGCCAGAGGAGAATATCCTGGACCCACGGCTGCTCCTGGCCTTCCAGAAGAA GGAACACGAGAAGGAGGTGCAGAACCGGAAGAGAGGCAAGCGGCCCAGGGGTAGGCCGAGGAAGCACACAGTGATGTCCTCCTGCAGCCGGCACTCCAAGCTCAAG GAATCTGACGCCCCCTCCAAATCCAAATccagcagctcctcctcttcctccacatcttcctcctcttcctcagatGAGGAGGATGACAGCGACCTAGATGCCAAGAGGGGCCCCCGGGGCCGTGAGACCCACCCAGTCCCCCAGAAGAAGGCCCAGATCCTGGTGGCCAAGCCTGAACTGAAGGATCCCATCCGAAAGAAGCGAGGCCGCAAgcccctgcccccagagcagaaGGCAGCCCGAAGACCAGTGAGCTTGGCCAAGGTGCTGAAGACCACCCGGAAGGACCTGGGGGCCCCAGCCAACAAGCTGCCCCCTCCTCTCAGCGCCCCTGTGGCGGGCCTGGCAGCCCTGAAGGCCCATGCCAAGGAGGCCTGCGGTGGCTCCAGCACCATGGCCACCCCAGAGAACCTGGCCAGCCTGATGAAGGGCATGGCCGGCAGCCCCAGCCGGGGCGGCATCAGCTGGCAGAGCTCCATCGTGCACTACATGAACCGGATGAGCCAGAGCCaggcccaggccgccagcaggctGGCACTCAAGGCCCAGACCGCCGGCAAGTGCAGCCTCGGGCTGGACCTCAAGGTGAGGACGCAGAAGGGGGAGCTGGGGATAAGTCCCCCAGGAAGCAAAGTCCCAAAGGCCCCTGGCAGCGGGGCTATGGAGCAGAAAGGGGGAAGCACAGGGGGTTCCCCACACATCCACAGCAGCAGCAAGATCCCTGCTGGGTGCCTGGGCCCCCAGCCTGCACCCACCCAGGAGCTGAGCCTCCAGGTCTTGGACTTACAGAGTGTCAAGAACGGCACACCTGGGGTCGGCGTGGTTGCTCGCCATGCTACAGCCACCAAGGGCATCCTTGCTACTAACCCAGCcactgggaagggcgccgggggtggctCCACCATGGGGAGTGGGGCCGGCATGTCCACTGACACCAGTAAGAGTGAGAAGCTGGGCTCCAGGGCAGCAACTCTGCCCAGCCCTGCAGGCAAGAGGGACTGTGTCAAGGGCAGTGCAGTCCTTGGTGGGCAGGAGGGCCACACAGCCTCTGGAGAAGTGCGCAAAGCGGCCGCGCTGTCAGAGATGAGCACTGGCGAGGAGAACAGCAGCTCTGACTCAGACCCCGACTCCGCCTCGCCACCCAGCGCTGGACAAAACCTCTCCGTGTCTGTCCAGACTAGCCAGGACTGGAAGCCCACTCGAAGCCTCATTGAGCACGTCTTTGTCACCGATGTCACTGCCAACCTCATCACGGTCACAGTGAAGGAGTCCCCCACCAGCGTGGGCTTCTTCAACCTGAGACATTACTGA